The Marinomonas profundi DNA segment ACGTGCCGCCAGTTCAGTAAGGCGATCAATATTGCGATCAGGCGCAGAACCAAACAAGGTGGAGTGATTCACCGACACCAACCGAGACTGTTCACGCGTCGATTCTCGTCGCTCAAACCAAGGAATAACCGCTTCGGCTGGCATCGGCTTAGCTATGTGGTAGCCTTGCGCCAAATCACAGCCAAGCTCTTTTAAGAAGTCTAATGTGGTTGCGTCTTCCACTCCTTCAGCGGTGGACAGCATGTTAAGACTACGCCCCAGATCAATAATTGAACGCACCACCGCGCTAGACACGGCCGAATTTCGATTCGCCATGACAAACGACTTGTCGATTTTAATTTCCGAAAACGGCAACTGCACTAACTGCACCATAGACGAATAGCCTGTACCAAAATCGTCAATGGCTAAGTGAAAGCCTTTTATACGCAATCGCGTCAAGGTGTCCAGCGCGGTCACAAATTCACTGGTTGCGCTGGTTTCTGTTAGCTCTAATATCAAGCGATTACGTTCTATTTTCCATTCGTCACACTGTTCAACAATCCAGTTTAATAGCGCTTGGTTATTGAGACTTTTGGCAGAAATATTCAATGAAAGCGTGGTCGAACGCATCGTCGTCAAGCCAGCAACCGGAACATACTGTGACACACTGGCAAACCACGCCAAAGACTGCTCGACAATCAGCCGAGTAAGATCGTCAATCAAGCCATGCTCTTCGGCCATGGCGATAAAGGTTTCGGGTGAGACCCAGTGCCCATGCCACTGCCACCTTGCTAACACTTCAAACCCGGACAAGGTGCCAGTACGGCAAAAAATTTTTGGTTGGTAAGCCACGCTAATTTGCTTCGTGTCTATCGCGTTTTTTAAGTCTGCTAAGCTAGGCTCGTTAGCACGGCTTTGCGGCACGAGCAAGGCATTGCTCGTCGAGGTACCGGCTTGTTCCAGTAGCGCCCTAAGAGCATGAGTAGAGAAGGGTTTCGCCAGTACCCCAAGGGTGTTTAAACCATGTTCGCTGGCAGAAAGTCGAGCCGCATCGAGCACGCGCTCCCCCATGCCGCTGGTGATGATTAAATCGGTAGAATAACCTTGCTCCGCCAGCTTGGCGATAACCTCTAAGCCATCCATCTCTGGCATCAATAAATCTAACGCCACGACGGATGGACACCAGTCGCGCATCAACACAAAAAACTCACTGATTGAAACCGTGTACTTACACTCTAAGCCTACATACTCACCCATTCTACGGATGGTATCGGCTATCATGGCGTCATCATCCAGTATCAGCAATTTAAGCCGAGCATTATTGTGCATCATATTGTGTCCTGTATATGCGATTCTTAACCAGTAATGTAGAGGTCTAATATAACAGTCTAATGTAACAGTCTGATCGCCCGTTACGCTGTGAAATGTTAACTAGTATAGAGCTAAACTGCGAATAAAAATCAAACGTCAGCAAATAAGCACTGCGTTGCTGTTTTTACTTACTTTGCTGGTTTTACTTAAACGCGAACTCAACTCTCAAGGACGACACTTCTACACCACTATATCCATCTTAATGGCTTGATTTCAACAAAAACGTTACCAAGGAATATCATTAGGAAACACTGACAAAAAAGCACCCACCACGCGTTTATACGTGATGGGTGCTTTTATCGTTAACTACTTACAGTTTGAACTTCATGACCAGCTTGTTTAAGTTCTCCGCTAGTCCGGCAAGCTCGTTGCTGGAGGCGCTGGTTTGATTTGCTCCTGCAGCGGTTTGCATAGACAAATCACGAATATCAAGCAAGTTTTTGTCCACTTCTCTGGCGACCATGGCTTGCTGCTCTGCGGCGCTGGCGATGGTTAGGTTCTGATCATTAATTTGGCTAATCAGCTTGGTAATTTCAATAAATGTCGCACCCGCCTCAT contains these protein-coding regions:
- a CDS encoding EAL domain-containing protein encodes the protein MMHNNARLKLLILDDDAMIADTIRRMGEYVGLECKYTVSISEFFVLMRDWCPSVVALDLLMPEMDGLEVIAKLAEQGYSTDLIITSGMGERVLDAARLSASEHGLNTLGVLAKPFSTHALRALLEQAGTSTSNALLVPQSRANEPSLADLKNAIDTKQISVAYQPKIFCRTGTLSGFEVLARWQWHGHWVSPETFIAMAEEHGLIDDLTRLIVEQSLAWFASVSQYVPVAGLTTMRSTTLSLNISAKSLNNQALLNWIVEQCDEWKIERNRLILELTETSATSEFVTALDTLTRLRIKGFHLAIDDFGTGYSSMVQLVQLPFSEIKIDKSFVMANRNSAVSSAVVRSIIDLGRSLNMLSTAEGVEDATTLDFLKELGCDLAQGYHIAKPMPAEAVIPWFERRESTREQSRLVSVNHSTLFGSAPDRNIDRLTELAARLLSVPIALVTVLDHDREWFKSKVGVSITDLPRSESFCTYTIGYDDILVVQDATLDDRFQALNLVQGEEHIRFYAGHPLCLPNGDKIGALCVLDRHIRSLSDSDIHTMKQLSKMVELELAEMLVPVHGPIPELVDKKRFLLRANQTQALATELAQEVTLFYLVLDDLGQINRQLGRDVGDRFLQRLVDVVIAATGVSDLIGRYRGAEIVILRVGESAQVSQHLQAAIAQCLIQQSEALAMPVNVLFASVALAPTTTMTLGCAVETARSSAIVIGS